In Proteus vulgaris, one DNA window encodes the following:
- a CDS encoding TrlF family AAA-like ATPase, whose product MFTKARFFKCALQVNPAGYIKYRGQQQTITEDEYNQNLLAASLEAGIEVIGLADHGSVDGVDKIRNLFVENGIVVFPGFEIASSEKIHFVCLFDENKTSQELERILGRLDLLDPEDGILPTNLTAIQLIDKVNEIGGFIFAAHCINDDGVLSRKMNHVWKHEGLMAAQIPGDKSIEDLKGIENDFYRKVFLNKDPNYKREREMAAINSSDVAKPEDIKASGASCLIKMTNPCFASFKQAFLDAGSRVRLNSDKPESYASAIERIRFVGGYLDSVDIELSDHLNAVIGGRGTGKSTLLECIRYAFGLEPKTPNAIKQHKSVIDTNLGKERGLVEITLRSSVMHGRRFKVSRKHGSDPVVVDSHGNISPYLPTDILPGIELYGQNEIYEMTRDEQSRNQLIERFLEGEHEKFDADIADVLAKLKDNRESIKRVLGQKDDIEAEIERLPKLLDQAKQYQALGIDEKLELIPKLEKEKQLNDQIGEDVASVQLAIDALKNSLPDTLYLSDTNLDGLPHAELLKQQREVLNALKTGVQQTLIQLEQLTLNANQQLLPVKQSLSEKQQLEEQKLELAFKDIPASQGKTGRQIGAEYQTLLKQIEQIRPKQTTLQDRQTQIDELYNSRKKLLLELEQHTSARASSITKSVKRLTRKLEQKVRLTLQPEGGRQELVNFLTGCNLEGVGPKRLAWVLEGNFSPSSLASTIRQGESELGRKFGISGTVVSALIRLSEVKLMELEELQLPDTMAIELNVTHGEREAVFRSIDELSTGQQCTAVLHLLLLDNQDPLILDQPEDNLDNAFIAERIVAELRRAKLSRQFLFATHNANIPVFGDAEWIGVLSVEDNKGLILPEQQGAIDVPNVQALAADILEGGKSAFNQRREKYGFV is encoded by the coding sequence ATGTTTACCAAAGCTCGTTTCTTTAAATGTGCATTGCAGGTAAATCCGGCAGGATACATAAAATATCGTGGGCAACAGCAGACCATCACGGAAGATGAATATAACCAAAATCTGCTTGCGGCATCACTGGAAGCGGGCATAGAGGTCATTGGATTAGCTGATCATGGTTCAGTAGATGGTGTTGATAAAATCCGCAATCTTTTTGTTGAGAATGGGATTGTTGTTTTCCCCGGCTTTGAGATTGCGTCAAGTGAGAAAATTCACTTTGTTTGTCTGTTTGATGAAAACAAAACTTCGCAAGAACTTGAACGGATTTTGGGGCGTCTAGATTTACTTGATCCAGAGGATGGTATATTGCCGACCAACCTCACAGCAATTCAGCTGATTGATAAAGTGAATGAGATAGGTGGATTTATCTTTGCAGCACACTGCATAAATGATGATGGTGTGCTCAGTCGAAAGATGAACCATGTATGGAAACATGAAGGGTTGATGGCAGCTCAGATACCAGGCGACAAGTCGATTGAAGATCTTAAAGGAATAGAAAATGATTTCTACCGTAAGGTCTTCCTCAACAAAGATCCTAACTATAAGCGCGAGCGCGAAATGGCTGCTATTAACTCCTCAGACGTTGCAAAACCAGAGGATATCAAAGCATCGGGTGCTTCTTGTTTGATTAAAATGACCAACCCTTGCTTTGCTTCCTTTAAGCAAGCCTTTTTAGATGCAGGTTCGAGGGTTCGTTTGAACTCAGATAAGCCAGAAAGCTATGCTTCGGCAATTGAGCGTATTCGATTTGTTGGTGGTTATCTGGATAGCGTCGATATTGAACTATCGGACCATCTCAATGCTGTGATTGGTGGTCGTGGAACTGGTAAGTCAACCTTGTTGGAATGTATTCGCTATGCTTTCGGATTAGAACCTAAAACACCTAACGCAATCAAACAGCACAAAAGTGTCATTGATACTAACCTTGGGAAAGAACGAGGTTTAGTTGAAATTACGTTGCGTTCATCAGTTATGCACGGTCGCAGATTCAAAGTAAGCCGAAAACACGGTAGTGATCCGGTAGTGGTTGACTCCCATGGAAATATATCCCCCTATCTTCCAACGGATATTTTGCCTGGTATAGAGCTTTACGGGCAAAACGAAATCTATGAAATGACACGAGATGAACAAAGTCGTAATCAGCTCATCGAACGTTTTCTTGAGGGCGAACATGAGAAGTTTGATGCAGATATCGCTGACGTTTTAGCAAAGTTAAAAGATAATCGAGAATCCATCAAGCGAGTCCTAGGTCAGAAAGATGACATTGAAGCAGAGATCGAGCGCTTACCTAAGTTATTGGATCAGGCAAAACAGTATCAAGCATTAGGTATTGATGAAAAGCTGGAGCTTATTCCTAAACTTGAAAAAGAAAAACAGTTGAATGATCAGATTGGTGAGGATGTTGCAAGCGTCCAACTGGCTATCGATGCGCTCAAAAACAGTTTGCCAGATACTTTGTATTTAAGTGATACCAATTTGGATGGCTTACCTCATGCTGAGCTCTTGAAGCAGCAGCGTGAAGTTTTGAATGCCCTGAAAACGGGCGTTCAGCAGACATTAATACAGTTAGAACAGCTAACTTTAAATGCAAATCAACAATTGTTACCGGTCAAGCAATCTTTATCAGAAAAGCAGCAACTTGAAGAGCAAAAACTTGAGTTGGCTTTTAAGGATATACCTGCAAGCCAGGGTAAAACTGGCCGACAAATTGGTGCTGAATATCAGACTCTGTTAAAACAAATTGAGCAGATACGCCCTAAACAAACCACCTTGCAAGATCGCCAGACACAAATTGACGAATTGTACAACTCGCGAAAGAAGCTGCTTCTGGAGTTAGAACAACATACAAGTGCGCGTGCGAGTAGTATTACTAAATCTGTTAAAAGGTTAACAAGAAAACTGGAGCAGAAGGTACGGCTCACCCTACAGCCAGAAGGTGGCCGCCAAGAACTTGTGAATTTTCTGACTGGGTGCAATTTAGAGGGGGTTGGGCCTAAACGTCTCGCCTGGGTATTAGAAGGTAACTTCTCTCCAAGCAGTTTAGCCTCGACTATCCGTCAAGGAGAGTCGGAGCTAGGACGAAAGTTTGGCATATCAGGCACTGTTGTTTCAGCTTTAATTCGTCTTTCAGAAGTAAAACTAATGGAACTGGAAGAATTGCAGTTACCGGATACCATGGCGATTGAGTTAAATGTGACTCATGGAGAACGAGAAGCTGTATTTAGGTCAATTGATGAATTATCGACGGGACAGCAGTGCACTGCTGTTTTGCACTTATTGCTGTTAGATAATCAAGACCCATTAATCCTTGATCAACCTGAAGATAATTTGGATAACGCATTTATAGCTGAGAGGATAGTCGCAGAACTACGTAGGGCTAAACTGAGTCGTCAGTTTCTATTTGCAACACATAATGCCAATATTCCGGTTTTCGGTGATGCTGAATGGATTGGCGTTTTGAGCGTAGAAGAT